A single genomic interval of Asterias amurensis chromosome 1, ASM3211899v1 harbors:
- the LOC139939909 gene encoding Y+L amino acid transporter 2-like isoform X1, with the protein MSSNMLSEGHISEIGLEDLSDSDEIDIGQDDKELLLSNSEDGSTVKLQRQITLLSGVAINVGTIIGSGIFVSPKGVLLGVSSVGMTVIVWVLAGIISLLGALCFAELGTMFPSSGGFYFYLREIYGEFAAFLFLWVSLIMQVPASCAVVAITFGRYAVQPFFPSADCEPPIIAIQLLALNSVLLCGFFNIFSVRLTTAVQNVFTVFKMLALTIIIVMGAVQIFRGDTTSFENSFEGTTYGGLGNALYSGLFSYAGWYNLNNVVEELKNPYKNLPRAIYITMTIVTIFYVFANVAYFTAMTPQELLASDAVAVTFGIKVLGVFAWCMPVFVAMSTFGSNNGSLLGLSRMFFVGARDRQLPNVLAMIDIKRKTPMPSLLVVTFLTCVYVFAKDVYTLINYFNFVLWTSSGALSAGLLYLRWKKPEMSRPYKVFIGLPIFFTIASFALVVLGTISAPLDTLIGVAITLTGVPFYFILIRPAKIPKFLHKIEVGVTHWCQKLFLVTNEEKKK; encoded by the exons ATGTCTTCGAACATGTTGTCGGAAGGACACATTTCAGAGATAGGATTGGAAGACCTGTCTGATTCCGATGAAATTGATATTGGACAAGATGATAAGGAATTACTC TTGAGTAATTCAGAAGATGGCAGCACAGTCAAATTACAGCGTCAGATAACCTTGCTGAGTGGAGTAGCCATCAATGTTGGCACCATCATCGGGTCCGGGATTTTTGTATCCCCTAAAG GTGTTCTGCTGGGTGTTAGCTCTGTGGGAATGACCGTGATAGTATGGGTACTAGCGGGTATCATCTCTCTCCTGGGTGCCCTCTGCTTCGCCGAACTGGGCACCATGTTCCCATCGTCTGGGGGGTTCTACTTCTATCTCAGAGAGATCTACGGTGAATTCGCTGCGTTCCTGTTTTTGTGGGTGTCACTTATTATGCAAGTGCCAGCCTCTTGTGCAGTGGTGGCGATCACATTCGGGCGTTATGCCGTGCAGCCATTTTTCCCGTCTGCGGATTGCGAACCACCGATCATTGCCATTCAGCTACTTGCCTTGAACTCAGTGT TGTTGTGCGGTTTCTTCAACATCTTCAGTGTACGCTTGACGACTGCCGTGCAAAACGTCTTCACCGTGTTCAAGATGCTGGCACTGACAATCATCATTGTCATGGGTGCAGTGCAGATATTCAGAG GTGATACAACCAGTTTTGAGAATTCATTTGAAGGGACAACATACGGTGGCCTTGGAAATGCCTTATACTCTGGCCTTTTCTCATATGCAGGCTG GTATAACTTGAACAATGTTGTTGAGGAACTAAAGAATCCATATAA AAATCTACCCCGTGCTATTTATATTACCATGACGATAGTGACAATATTTTACGTTTTTGCCAATGTTGCCTACTTCACCGCAATGACACCTCAAGAGTTACTTGCATCTGATGCCGTCGCTGTG ACATTTGGTATCAAGGTCTTGGGGGTCTTTGCATGGTGTATGCCAGTGTTCGTTGCGATGTCGACATTTGGCTCAAATAACGGAAGCCTTCTCGGCTTATCTAG GATGTTCTTCGTTGGGGCGAGAGATAGACAGCTGCCTAATGTCCTTGCTATGATTGATATCAAGAGGAAGACCCCTATGCCTTCTCTCCTCGTCGTG ACATTCCTGACATGTGTGTACGTGTTTGCCAAGGATGTCTACACACTCATCAACTATTTCAACTTTGTCCTGTGGACATCCAGTGGGGCTCTGTCTGCCGGACTGTTATATCTACGATGGAAGAAACCTGAAATGTCAAGACCATACAAG GTTTTCATTGGTCTACCTATCTTCTTCACCATTGCATCATTTGCCCTGGTTGTCTTGGGGACAATCTCGGCTCCGTTAGACACCCTTATAGGGGTTGCCATCACCTTAACGGGAGTACCATTCTACTTCATCTTAATCAGACCTGCTAAGATTCCGAAATTCCTCCATAAGATTGAAG TTGGTGTCACTCACTGGTGCCAAAAGCTGTTCCTAGTCACCAATGAAGAGAAGAAGAAGTGA
- the LOC139939909 gene encoding Y+L amino acid transporter 2-like isoform X2, whose amino-acid sequence MEEPKSANGSTGQTNGAGHRESPDNEDATSRLSNSEDGSTVKLQRQITLLSGVAINVGTIIGSGIFVSPKGVLLGVSSVGMTVIVWVLAGIISLLGALCFAELGTMFPSSGGFYFYLREIYGEFAAFLFLWVSLIMQVPASCAVVAITFGRYAVQPFFPSADCEPPIIAIQLLALNSVLLCGFFNIFSVRLTTAVQNVFTVFKMLALTIIIVMGAVQIFRGDTTSFENSFEGTTYGGLGNALYSGLFSYAGWYNLNNVVEELKNPYKNLPRAIYITMTIVTIFYVFANVAYFTAMTPQELLASDAVAVTFGIKVLGVFAWCMPVFVAMSTFGSNNGSLLGLSRMFFVGARDRQLPNVLAMIDIKRKTPMPSLLVVTFLTCVYVFAKDVYTLINYFNFVLWTSSGALSAGLLYLRWKKPEMSRPYKVFIGLPIFFTIASFALVVLGTISAPLDTLIGVAITLTGVPFYFILIRPAKIPKFLHKIEVGVTHWCQKLFLVTNEEKKK is encoded by the exons TTGAGTAATTCAGAAGATGGCAGCACAGTCAAATTACAGCGTCAGATAACCTTGCTGAGTGGAGTAGCCATCAATGTTGGCACCATCATCGGGTCCGGGATTTTTGTATCCCCTAAAG GTGTTCTGCTGGGTGTTAGCTCTGTGGGAATGACCGTGATAGTATGGGTACTAGCGGGTATCATCTCTCTCCTGGGTGCCCTCTGCTTCGCCGAACTGGGCACCATGTTCCCATCGTCTGGGGGGTTCTACTTCTATCTCAGAGAGATCTACGGTGAATTCGCTGCGTTCCTGTTTTTGTGGGTGTCACTTATTATGCAAGTGCCAGCCTCTTGTGCAGTGGTGGCGATCACATTCGGGCGTTATGCCGTGCAGCCATTTTTCCCGTCTGCGGATTGCGAACCACCGATCATTGCCATTCAGCTACTTGCCTTGAACTCAGTGT TGTTGTGCGGTTTCTTCAACATCTTCAGTGTACGCTTGACGACTGCCGTGCAAAACGTCTTCACCGTGTTCAAGATGCTGGCACTGACAATCATCATTGTCATGGGTGCAGTGCAGATATTCAGAG GTGATACAACCAGTTTTGAGAATTCATTTGAAGGGACAACATACGGTGGCCTTGGAAATGCCTTATACTCTGGCCTTTTCTCATATGCAGGCTG GTATAACTTGAACAATGTTGTTGAGGAACTAAAGAATCCATATAA AAATCTACCCCGTGCTATTTATATTACCATGACGATAGTGACAATATTTTACGTTTTTGCCAATGTTGCCTACTTCACCGCAATGACACCTCAAGAGTTACTTGCATCTGATGCCGTCGCTGTG ACATTTGGTATCAAGGTCTTGGGGGTCTTTGCATGGTGTATGCCAGTGTTCGTTGCGATGTCGACATTTGGCTCAAATAACGGAAGCCTTCTCGGCTTATCTAG GATGTTCTTCGTTGGGGCGAGAGATAGACAGCTGCCTAATGTCCTTGCTATGATTGATATCAAGAGGAAGACCCCTATGCCTTCTCTCCTCGTCGTG ACATTCCTGACATGTGTGTACGTGTTTGCCAAGGATGTCTACACACTCATCAACTATTTCAACTTTGTCCTGTGGACATCCAGTGGGGCTCTGTCTGCCGGACTGTTATATCTACGATGGAAGAAACCTGAAATGTCAAGACCATACAAG GTTTTCATTGGTCTACCTATCTTCTTCACCATTGCATCATTTGCCCTGGTTGTCTTGGGGACAATCTCGGCTCCGTTAGACACCCTTATAGGGGTTGCCATCACCTTAACGGGAGTACCATTCTACTTCATCTTAATCAGACCTGCTAAGATTCCGAAATTCCTCCATAAGATTGAAG TTGGTGTCACTCACTGGTGCCAAAAGCTGTTCCTAGTCACCAATGAAGAGAAGAAGAAGTGA